The following proteins are co-located in the Flavobacterium sp. CECT 9288 genome:
- a CDS encoding AlpA family transcriptional regulator, translating to MESNAIIQKLTQLEKLIIGTNKQIFTVDDVVNYTGFSKSYVYKLVHTNILPYSKPNNRTLFFTKTEIDEWLLQNKSKSVSQLKQEAVIYTNKKV from the coding sequence ATGGAAAGCAATGCAATTATTCAGAAATTAACCCAATTAGAGAAATTAATCATTGGGACAAACAAACAAATCTTCACTGTTGACGATGTTGTAAACTACACGGGGTTCTCAAAAAGTTATGTATATAAACTAGTACATACTAATATACTCCCCTACTCGAAACCCAATAACAGAACCCTCTTCTTTACTAAAACTGAGATTGACGAATGGCTGTTACAAAACAAATCAAAATCTGTTTCTCAACTTAAACAAGAAGCAGTTATTTATACCAATAAAAAGGTATAA
- a CDS encoding site-specific integrase, whose product MNITLKKKKLQNGKFSLYLEYYKGSTINMDGKRIHLRDFEYLKLYPHQEPKTATEKKENKEIDTLSEQILSIRKAEYFQGKFDIKNTSKSKRLFLDYFIEKTEEKIDSPKNYGNWTATSLHLKRCISSNLTFDEVDENFVKRVRLYFDKEAKTKSDTPLSLNSKYSYYNKFKACLRAAFDDGYLSINYASKTKSFEQAESQREYLTHQELQSLANTPCKYEILKRAFIASALSGLRWSDINTLVWSEVRDEDNGVSRINFRQQKTEGVEYLYISNQIRELFGERQDPSERVFKGLKYSAVYNNEIVRWCNRAGISKHITFHSARHTNAVLLLENGADIYTVSKRLGHREIRTTAIYAKIVDQKMKEAANLIPNIKL is encoded by the coding sequence ATGAATATCACTTTAAAGAAAAAGAAGTTACAAAATGGCAAGTTCAGTTTATACCTAGAGTACTACAAAGGCTCTACTATAAACATGGATGGTAAAAGGATTCACTTAAGAGATTTTGAGTACTTAAAGTTGTATCCACATCAAGAACCCAAAACTGCCACCGAAAAGAAAGAGAATAAAGAAATTGACACTTTAAGTGAACAAATATTATCTATCCGTAAAGCAGAATACTTTCAAGGTAAATTTGACATCAAAAACACTTCTAAGTCAAAAAGATTGTTTTTAGATTACTTTATAGAGAAAACGGAGGAAAAAATTGACTCTCCTAAAAACTACGGGAACTGGACGGCAACTTCTCTACATCTAAAAAGATGTATTTCATCAAATCTTACATTTGATGAAGTTGATGAGAACTTTGTCAAGCGAGTGCGTTTGTACTTTGACAAAGAAGCTAAAACAAAAAGTGATACACCTCTGTCACTTAATTCAAAATATTCTTATTATAACAAGTTCAAAGCTTGTCTAAGAGCTGCATTTGATGATGGCTATTTATCAATAAATTATGCTTCGAAAACAAAATCATTTGAACAAGCTGAAAGTCAAAGAGAATATCTAACGCATCAAGAGCTACAATCACTAGCTAATACTCCTTGCAAATATGAAATTTTAAAACGAGCCTTTATTGCATCTGCATTGTCAGGTCTTAGGTGGAGCGACATAAATACTTTAGTTTGGTCAGAAGTAAGGGATGAAGACAATGGAGTTAGTAGAATAAATTTTCGTCAGCAAAAAACTGAAGGAGTTGAATATCTGTATATTTCAAATCAAATCAGAGAGTTGTTTGGAGAACGACAAGACCCATCAGAAAGAGTTTTTAAAGGCCTAAAATACAGTGCTGTATACAATAATGAAATAGTACGTTGGTGTAATCGAGCAGGAATATCAAAACATATAACGTTTCACAGCGCCAGGCACACGAATGCTGTTCTTTTACTTGAAAATGGGGCAGACATTTACACTGTATCTAAAAGACTTGGACACAGAGAAATTCGCACAACCGCAATTTATGCAAAAATTGTTGATCAAAAAATGAAGGAAGCTGCTAATTTAATACCAAATATTAAACTTTAA
- a CDS encoding DinB family protein has protein sequence MVEQSIKRLEYLTDIIPSLITEMGEESFSLKISKDKWSKKEIIGHLIDSATNNHQRFVRGQFEMTPEISYNQNKWNEFSFYQQINSEQIISFWTIYNKQLLEIIKRIPIENLKREIKIGENIFTLKFLIADYVDHLEHHLKQIVEYE, from the coding sequence ATGGTGGAGCAATCAATAAAAAGGTTAGAATATTTAACTGATATAATTCCAAGTCTGATAACTGAAATGGGTGAAGAAAGTTTTTCTTTAAAAATATCAAAAGATAAATGGAGTAAAAAAGAAATTATAGGCCATTTAATTGACAGTGCAACAAATAATCATCAAAGATTTGTTCGTGGACAATTTGAAATGACTCCTGAAATTAGTTACAACCAAAATAAGTGGAATGAATTTAGTTTTTACCAACAAATAAATTCAGAGCAGATTATTTCATTTTGGACAATATATAATAAACAACTTCTTGAAATTATTAAAAGAATACCTATTGAAAACTTAAAAAGAGAAATAAAAATAGGGGAAAATATTTTCACCTTAAAATTTTTGATTGCAGACTATGTTGACCATTTAGAACATCATTTAAAACAAATAGTGGAATATGAATAA
- a CDS encoding DNA mismatch repair protein, translating into MEIYKSRVAQFSQVASTLTKKYNSISISRLLAMVLFFVSIYYYLKTNALLYSLAAVFFLVLFIILLRFHTSINTKRKINKALIDINTNEISYLEGKAIPFENGIEFNDFHHPYAYDLDIFGAHSLFQNLNRTATYIGKNTFAKRLLSIAPNTEIEQNQEAVRELSAKIEWRQEFLAVAKVGEDTATSYQNLMRWTTFNSTPLSRITVLISYLSPLLFITFLILYAVTSKLIFASILGYVFIFNLMVLGRFVKRILAEVATSTNIDITIHQYSLLLEKIEKEPFTSQKLIQLQQQLKIENGNASAHLKKLSELFSNMDSIGNFVTATVFNGTFLFNLHVFKALLKWKNYNGAALEQWLNVIGEMEMLNSLANFGYNNPDFVYPSLNTKYEVDFKGLSHPLLNKKTRIGNDVCFYPQSFMILTGSNMSGKSTFLRSLGINMVLAGIGSPVCALQANIHPLPVLVSMRLSDSLADSESYFFAEIKRLQQIMDELHHTPAFILLDEILRGTNSDDKRNGTIEVVKKVIAKNAIGAIATHDIEVCLTTNEYPETLVNKCFEVEIVNDELHFDYKLRDGICKNKSATFLMKKMGVI; encoded by the coding sequence ATGGAAATTTATAAATCAAGAGTTGCTCAATTTTCACAAGTAGCATCAACCTTAACAAAAAAGTACAATAGCATCAGTATAAGTAGATTACTGGCTATGGTGCTTTTTTTTGTTTCAATTTATTACTATTTAAAAACGAATGCTTTACTGTACAGTCTGGCAGCTGTTTTTTTTCTGGTTTTGTTTATTATTTTATTGCGTTTTCATACGTCTATAAATACTAAAAGAAAGATAAATAAGGCTTTAATTGACATTAATACTAATGAGATTTCTTATTTAGAGGGTAAAGCTATTCCGTTTGAAAATGGAATTGAATTCAATGATTTCCACCATCCGTATGCGTATGATTTGGATATTTTTGGAGCACATTCTTTGTTCCAAAATTTAAATAGAACAGCAACTTACATAGGAAAAAATACGTTTGCAAAACGATTGTTATCCATAGCACCCAATACTGAGATTGAGCAAAATCAAGAGGCAGTGAGGGAGTTGTCTGCTAAAATAGAGTGGCGTCAAGAGTTTTTGGCTGTGGCCAAAGTAGGAGAGGACACGGCAACTAGTTACCAAAATTTAATGCGTTGGACTACATTTAACAGTACACCGCTTTCGCGAATTACTGTTTTAATTTCATACCTATCACCGCTACTTTTTATTACTTTTTTGATATTGTATGCTGTCACTTCAAAACTTATTTTCGCCTCAATTCTGGGTTATGTTTTTATATTTAATTTGATGGTTTTAGGAAGGTTTGTCAAACGAATTCTAGCCGAAGTAGCCACCTCAACAAATATTGATATTACAATTCACCAATACAGTTTACTATTAGAAAAAATTGAAAAGGAGCCTTTTACATCTCAAAAACTAATTCAGTTGCAACAGCAATTAAAAATTGAAAATGGAAATGCCAGCGCGCATTTAAAAAAATTATCTGAATTGTTTTCTAATATGGATAGTATTGGAAATTTTGTAACTGCAACCGTTTTTAACGGAACTTTTCTTTTTAATTTGCATGTTTTTAAAGCTTTATTAAAATGGAAAAACTACAATGGTGCCGCGCTAGAGCAATGGTTGAATGTTATTGGTGAAATGGAAATGCTCAACAGTTTAGCAAATTTTGGGTATAACAATCCAGATTTTGTTTATCCAAGTTTAAATACCAAGTATGAAGTTGATTTTAAAGGACTAAGTCATCCTTTGTTAAACAAAAAAACTAGAATTGGCAATGACGTTTGTTTTTATCCACAATCATTTATGATATTAACTGGATCAAATATGTCTGGCAAAAGTACTTTTTTGAGAAGTCTAGGTATCAATATGGTTCTTGCAGGAATTGGTTCCCCTGTATGCGCATTACAAGCTAATATTCATCCCTTACCGGTACTAGTATCCATGAGATTGTCTGATTCCTTAGCAGATAGTGAATCGTATTTTTTTGCTGAAATAAAACGCTTACAACAAATTATGGACGAATTGCATCATACACCAGCTTTTATTTTACTAGACGAGATTTTGCGCGGTACAAATTCTGATGATAAGCGAAACGGTACCATAGAAGTAGTTAAGAAAGTGATTGCTAAAAATGCTATTGGTGCTATTGCTACACATGATATTGAAGTTTGCCTTACTACAAATGAATATCCTGAAACCTTAGTAAATAAATGTTTTGAAGTAGAGATTGTTAATGATGAGCTCCATTTTGATTACAAACTTCGTGACGGAATTTGTAAAAACAAAAGCGCTACTTTTTTAATGAAAAAAATGGGAGTGATTTAA
- a CDS encoding DUF6371 domain-containing protein, with protein MYKYSLQKKSTKHQCPNCNKKRLVLYIDLETKEYVSPLVGRCDREINCGYHYSPRSYFNDNNQPYVQNIKFCPSFDQKVDISIHDKTDLTNTLMHYNENNFIEFLKSKFDSQEVEKMTFDYKIGTANFWNFGTIFWQVDSKYNVRGGKVIIYNTSGKRTNYINWIHSIKIKSQELKNFNLSQCFFGEHLINNCDTTVAIVESEKTACIMSILFKKYKWIAAGSLNGLNDFKMEVLRNRRIILYPDLGNYGLNGSPFTIWKSKCEHFKSKGFDIQISDLLEKNGTTHQREKGYDIADYFLQNINQEPKIILSNQQKLINKLYLKNKNLKILIDLFDLTDLHGNRISLSLKE; from the coding sequence ATGTATAAATACTCATTGCAGAAAAAATCAACTAAACATCAATGTCCTAATTGCAATAAAAAAAGGTTGGTGCTTTATATCGATTTAGAAACTAAAGAATACGTTTCGCCTCTTGTTGGTAGATGTGATAGGGAAATAAATTGTGGTTACCACTACTCCCCTAGATCTTATTTTAATGATAACAATCAGCCATATGTTCAGAATATTAAATTTTGTCCATCTTTTGATCAAAAAGTTGATATTTCGATTCATGATAAAACTGATTTAACAAACACATTAATGCATTACAACGAAAACAATTTTATCGAATTTTTAAAATCAAAATTTGATAGTCAAGAGGTAGAAAAAATGACTTTTGACTATAAAATTGGAACTGCCAATTTCTGGAATTTTGGTACCATTTTTTGGCAAGTTGATTCAAAATATAATGTTAGAGGTGGAAAAGTTATTATTTACAATACTTCTGGCAAAAGAACTAACTACATCAACTGGATTCATTCGATAAAAATAAAATCACAAGAACTAAAAAACTTCAACTTAAGTCAATGTTTTTTTGGAGAGCACTTGATTAATAATTGCGACACTACTGTCGCCATCGTTGAATCTGAAAAAACAGCATGTATAATGAGCATACTATTCAAAAAATATAAGTGGATAGCTGCCGGAAGTTTAAATGGTTTAAATGACTTTAAAATGGAAGTTTTGCGAAATCGAAGAATAATTCTGTATCCAGATTTAGGTAATTATGGATTAAATGGAAGTCCTTTTACAATTTGGAAATCTAAGTGTGAGCATTTCAAAAGTAAAGGATTTGACATTCAAATTTCAGATTTATTAGAAAAGAATGGAACTACCCATCAAAGAGAAAAAGGTTATGATATTGCTGATTATTTTTTACAAAACATAAATCAAGAACCAAAAATCATACTCTCAAACCAGCAAAAATTGATTAATAAATTGTACCTAAAAAATAAGAATTTAAAAATTCTAATAGATCTATTTGATCTTACTGATCTCCATGGAAATAGAATCTCATTGTCTCTAAAAGAGTAG
- a CDS encoding DUF3987 domain-containing protein: MVNLKNNTPFTPESKKGKIFESQHKDNQIEGRIDLVDLENDYLKHKDNKGNLFPIEIYPKAIQEIIIEIHDKHLFPIDYLGAGILSAASASIGKSHKLEVKHGWEEKVNLFMVIVGQPGDAKTQALKFCFNPIQNRESQLYADYESQLAEYERTNSENSENKNKEKKPIFKRYLLSDFTPEALVLNHSNNKRGICIYVDELNGWLKNFNRYNSSGEAETYLSLWSGTQITTDRASGKSLRLEDPCVSVIGSTQISVLKDFGKDGGSTNGFMDRLLFVYPNDEKILRWNIQQVNKVLFNNYTTLINNLIDLGDTDHTISTVFTMETEAKEYLFRWQNNRPDKFFFDYERSVEIKLQQYVLRFALILQLIYSTVESESKNQVDISSIKGAIQLFDYFYNNAIQVRTEILKKNYFETLTELQKNILNELPKTFTTAEGLKIACKLIEGKARVSDRQFKTYLKDVKLFKRLAHGSYEKIV; this comes from the coding sequence ATGGTCAACTTAAAAAATAATACCCCTTTTACTCCTGAGAGTAAAAAGGGTAAAATCTTTGAATCGCAACACAAAGATAATCAAATAGAAGGACGAATTGACCTGGTGGATTTGGAAAATGATTATTTGAAACATAAAGATAATAAAGGAAACTTATTTCCAATAGAAATTTATCCAAAAGCCATTCAAGAGATTATTATAGAGATTCATGATAAGCATTTATTTCCGATAGATTATCTTGGTGCAGGAATTCTTTCAGCTGCTTCGGCTTCTATAGGTAAATCACATAAACTAGAAGTAAAACATGGATGGGAGGAAAAAGTAAACTTATTTATGGTAATTGTTGGACAACCCGGCGATGCAAAAACACAAGCTTTAAAATTTTGCTTTAATCCAATACAGAATAGAGAGAGCCAACTATATGCTGATTATGAAAGTCAATTAGCTGAATATGAAAGAACAAATTCAGAAAATTCAGAAAATAAAAACAAAGAAAAAAAACCAATCTTTAAAAGATATTTACTTAGCGATTTTACACCCGAAGCCCTCGTTTTAAATCACAGTAACAACAAGAGAGGAATTTGCATATATGTCGACGAGCTCAATGGATGGTTGAAGAATTTTAACCGTTACAATAGTTCAGGTGAGGCCGAAACATATTTAAGTTTATGGAGTGGAACACAAATTACAACAGATAGAGCTTCAGGAAAATCTCTTAGGCTCGAAGATCCTTGCGTAAGCGTTATTGGTAGCACTCAAATTTCGGTTTTAAAGGATTTTGGAAAGGATGGAGGATCAACAAATGGTTTTATGGACAGACTACTGTTTGTTTATCCAAACGATGAGAAAATATTGCGTTGGAATATCCAACAAGTAAATAAAGTACTATTCAATAATTATACCACACTCATTAATAATCTAATTGATTTGGGTGATACTGATCATACGATATCTACTGTTTTTACGATGGAAACTGAAGCCAAAGAATACTTATTCAGATGGCAAAATAACAGACCTGATAAGTTTTTCTTTGATTATGAACGAAGCGTCGAAATAAAACTGCAACAATATGTACTTCGATTTGCATTAATTCTTCAACTTATTTATTCAACTGTAGAAAGCGAATCAAAAAACCAAGTAGATATATCTTCTATCAAAGGAGCTATTCAATTATTTGACTATTTCTACAATAATGCTATTCAAGTACGAACAGAGATTCTTAAAAAGAATTATTTCGAAACTCTCACAGAACTTCAAAAAAATATTCTAAATGAACTCCCTAAAACTTTTACAACAGCAGAAGGGTTAAAAATAGCTTGTAAGCTAATTGAAGGAAAAGCTAGAGTGTCTGATAGACAATTTAAAACCTATCTAAAAGACGTCAAATTATTCAAAAGGCTTGCACATGGAAGTTATGAAAAAATAGTATAG
- the mnmE gene encoding tRNA uridine-5-carboxymethylaminomethyl(34) synthesis GTPase MnmE, whose product MIPQDSIVALATPSGAGAIAIIRISGQDAIPIADSVFKSIKNKNLVTQKTHTLHLGHIVDGSKTLDEVLVSVFKGPNSYTGENTIEISCHGSTYIQQQIIQLLLRKGCRMADAGEFTLRAFLNGKLDLSQAEAVADLISSDNEASHQIAMQQMRGGFSNEIAKLREELLNFASLIELELDFAEEDVEFADRTQFHELLNRIEFVLKRLIDSFAVGNVIKNGIPVAIVGEPNVGKSTLLNALLNEERAIVSHIAGTTRDTIEDELVIGGIGFRFIDTAGIRETKDYVESIGIQKTFEKIEQAQVVLYLSPLTPKGGTLDAENIKEVQIEFEKIKNQFPLKPLIIIGNKKDLYSDNEIEHIKKEIPEILLLSAKNKEGVDELKNQLLSFVNTGALRNNETIVTNTRHYDSLLKALDEISKVKYALETNLSSDLMALDIREALYHFGMITGQVTNDELLGNIFANFCIGK is encoded by the coding sequence ATGATTCCTCAAGACTCCATTGTTGCCCTTGCCACACCATCTGGTGCCGGAGCAATTGCCATAATACGAATTTCTGGTCAAGATGCTATTCCTATTGCTGATAGTGTTTTTAAATCCATAAAAAATAAAAACTTAGTCACTCAAAAAACCCACACCCTTCATTTAGGTCATATTGTGGATGGTTCCAAAACGCTCGATGAAGTATTAGTTTCTGTTTTCAAAGGACCTAATTCCTATACTGGCGAAAATACCATAGAAATTTCTTGTCACGGATCAACGTATATTCAGCAACAAATTATTCAATTATTGCTCAGAAAAGGATGCCGAATGGCCGATGCAGGTGAGTTTACCCTACGTGCTTTCTTGAACGGAAAACTGGATTTATCCCAAGCCGAGGCTGTTGCCGATTTGATTTCGTCAGACAATGAAGCCAGCCATCAAATTGCGATGCAGCAAATGCGTGGTGGTTTCTCGAACGAAATTGCCAAATTGAGAGAGGAACTTTTAAACTTTGCTTCGCTTATCGAACTTGAATTAGACTTTGCCGAGGAAGATGTAGAGTTTGCTGACAGAACCCAGTTTCATGAATTATTGAATCGAATTGAATTTGTATTGAAACGTTTGATTGATTCCTTTGCAGTGGGTAACGTTATTAAAAACGGAATTCCTGTTGCCATTGTGGGTGAACCCAACGTAGGAAAATCGACGCTTTTGAATGCTTTACTCAACGAAGAACGCGCCATTGTATCTCACATTGCAGGAACAACGCGGGACACCATCGAAGACGAATTAGTCATTGGCGGCATTGGTTTTAGATTTATTGACACAGCTGGTATTCGAGAAACCAAAGACTACGTAGAAAGCATTGGCATACAAAAAACTTTTGAGAAAATAGAGCAAGCGCAAGTGGTTTTGTATTTGAGCCCGCTAACCCCCAAAGGAGGAACTCTTGATGCTGAAAATATCAAAGAGGTTCAGATTGAATTTGAGAAAATTAAGAACCAATTTCCCTTGAAGCCCTTGATTATTATCGGAAATAAAAAAGATTTATATTCCGATAATGAGATTGAGCATATCAAGAAAGAAATTCCAGAAATACTACTTTTGAGCGCCAAAAATAAAGAAGGGGTTGACGAGCTCAAAAACCAATTGCTTTCCTTTGTCAACACCGGTGCGTTGCGCAACAACGAAACCATTGTGACCAACACCCGTCATTATGATTCCTTATTAAAAGCACTTGATGAGATTAGCAAAGTAAAATACGCGCTTGAAACCAACCTTTCTAGCGACTTAATGGCGCTTGATATCCGCGAAGCATTATACCATTTCGGGATGATTACCGGTCAGGTGACTAATGATGAATTACTGGGGAACATATTTGCGAATTTCTGTATCGGGAAATAA
- a CDS encoding universal stress protein produces MKKILFPTDFSPVATNAFVHALKFANTVKAEIVLLHTFDAPSFDSSFFPPNYTILYNSVELTNFEQFKDEVPKLRAIAEERNLQHITLSHRLTEGDLTSCIFDITQDEDIDFIVMGTNGVQGWDDFFAGTNTANIITDGTVPVLCVPGDAEYRPIHQICFTTRFRKKDKKALKQVLAIARKTGAKVKCLYVKTASSDVTKDTIKAWEDEFSAEPVEFHVMISDDVQGSIYDFIQQKDIDILTLLHYKRSFLAGIFNSSLTRKMANYTDLPILAIPADIE; encoded by the coding sequence ATGAAAAAAATTCTTTTCCCTACCGATTTTTCACCTGTTGCCACAAATGCTTTTGTACATGCCTTAAAGTTTGCAAATACAGTAAAAGCTGAAATCGTATTGTTGCACACCTTTGATGCGCCTAGTTTTGACAGTTCGTTTTTTCCACCTAATTACACCATTTTATACAACTCAGTCGAGTTGACTAATTTTGAACAGTTCAAAGATGAGGTTCCTAAATTGCGCGCCATTGCAGAAGAACGCAATTTGCAGCACATTACATTATCGCATAGATTGACTGAAGGCGATTTGACTTCTTGTATTTTTGATATTACGCAAGACGAAGATATTGATTTTATTGTCATGGGAACAAATGGAGTGCAAGGTTGGGACGATTTTTTTGCGGGCACCAATACGGCAAACATTATAACTGACGGAACTGTTCCCGTATTGTGCGTTCCTGGGGATGCTGAATACAGACCCATTCACCAAATTTGTTTTACGACTCGTTTTAGAAAAAAAGACAAAAAAGCTTTAAAACAAGTTTTAGCTATAGCGCGCAAAACAGGAGCCAAAGTAAAATGTTTGTATGTAAAAACAGCTAGTTCTGATGTTACCAAAGATACGATTAAAGCTTGGGAAGATGAGTTTAGTGCCGAACCAGTAGAATTTCACGTTATGATTAGCGATGATGTACAAGGTTCTATTTACGATTTTATTCAGCAAAAAGACATTGATATACTCACTTTGTTGCATTACAAAAGAAGCTTTTTAGCGGGTATTTTCAATTCGAGTTTAACCCGAAAAATGGCCAATTACACTGATTTACCAATTTTAGCCATTCCTGCTGATATAGAATAG